From a single Acidobacteriota bacterium genomic region:
- a CDS encoding Uma2 family endonuclease, translating to MVQELKVASSKNLPTVVSPLKMTYEEFLQWADDKQHVEWVNGEVVFMGTVSSLHQIIGSFLIALFRIWVETKNLGEIRYDPFNMKTAPHLNGRSPDILFVAKENLARLKKNYLEGPADLVVEIISPESRVRDRGEKFYEYEEGGVREYWLIDPMRKKAEFYCLGEDKTYEAITPDETGVYHSRTLAGLTLKVDWLWQESLPPILDVVKTWGLI from the coding sequence ATGGTTCAGGAATTAAAAGTTGCATCATCCAAGAATCTGCCAACCGTCGTTTCTCCGCTCAAGATGACTTATGAAGAATTTTTGCAATGGGCGGATGATAAACAACATGTTGAATGGGTAAACGGCGAGGTGGTGTTTATGGGAACAGTTTCAAGTTTGCATCAAATCATTGGGAGTTTTCTGATTGCATTATTTCGTATCTGGGTTGAAACGAAAAATCTGGGAGAGATTCGTTACGACCCCTTCAATATGAAAACTGCGCCGCATTTGAATGGTCGCTCACCCGACATTCTGTTTGTTGCTAAAGAAAATCTCGCGCGACTCAAAAAGAATTATCTCGAAGGACCTGCCGATTTGGTGGTTGAAATCATCAGCCCCGAAAGTCGCGTGCGTGATCGCGGCGAAAAATTTTACGAGTACGAAGAAGGCGGCGTGCGCGAATATTGGTTGATTGACCCGATGCGCAAAAAAGCCGAGTTTTATTGTCTGGGGGAAGATAAAACCTACGAAGCCATAACCCCGGATGAAACCGGCGTCTATCACAGTCGCACGCTTGCAGGATTAACTTTGAAAGTCGATTGGTTGTGGCAAGAGAGCTTGCCCCCGATTCTCGATGTCGTGAAAACCTGGGGATTGATTTAA
- a CDS encoding aldehyde dehydrogenase family protein, which translates to MAKPAAKIKHECNFINGKWVAPASGEYLENRNPADTRELVGRFPASNAEDVNQAVAAAKAAFQIWRKTPAPRRAEILFKAGEILIRRKDEFARAMTREMGKVLKETSGDVQEAIDMTYFIAGEGRRLHGYTTKAELPNKTAMCVREPIGVCGLITPWNFPMAIPSWKILPALICGNTVVIKPAEDTPLSTYNFVEALIEAGVPAGVVNIVSGYGEAAGAALTNHPDVRLISFTGSTDTGRIVATAAAQTDKICSLEMGGKNVVMVMEDADLELAVEGVLWGAFGTSGQRCTAASRVVVHKRVAKKFTQMLVEGAKTLRLGNGLGNKTDVGPVINEEAMNKILGYIEIGKTADRAKLLCGGNRATKGELKYGYFIEPTIFGGVKPAMRIAQEEIFGPVLSIIECKDLQDAVTIANSVKYGLSASIYTRDVNRAYQAMEDLQTGIFYVNASTIGAEVHLPFGGVKATGNGHREGGLQVLDIFSEWKAVYVDYSGKLQRAQIDNQ; encoded by the coding sequence ATGGCAAAGCCAGCAGCAAAAATAAAACATGAATGCAATTTTATAAACGGCAAGTGGGTCGCCCCCGCTTCCGGTGAGTACCTTGAAAACCGCAACCCCGCAGATACGCGCGAACTCGTCGGGCGTTTTCCGGCTTCAAACGCCGAAGACGTCAATCAGGCGGTCGCCGCCGCCAAAGCCGCTTTTCAAATATGGCGCAAAACTCCTGCGCCGCGTCGCGCCGAAATTCTTTTCAAAGCCGGTGAAATTTTAATCCGTCGCAAAGATGAATTCGCCCGCGCTATGACCCGCGAAATGGGCAAAGTTCTTAAAGAGACCAGCGGCGATGTGCAGGAAGCCATCGATATGACTTACTTCATCGCCGGTGAAGGTCGCCGCCTGCACGGGTACACCACGAAAGCGGAACTGCCGAACAAAACCGCGATGTGCGTGCGCGAACCCATAGGCGTTTGCGGACTGATTACGCCGTGGAATTTTCCAATGGCAATTCCGTCGTGGAAAATTTTACCGGCGCTCATTTGCGGCAATACCGTGGTCATCAAACCCGCAGAAGACACGCCGCTTTCGACCTATAATTTCGTCGAAGCCTTAATTGAAGCAGGCGTTCCCGCAGGCGTCGTCAACATCGTTTCCGGTTACGGCGAAGCGGCAGGCGCGGCGCTTACCAATCACCCCGATGTGCGCTTGATTTCGTTTACGGGTTCAACCGACACCGGGCGCATTGTGGCAACCGCCGCCGCGCAAACCGACAAGATTTGCTCGCTTGAGATGGGCGGCAAAAATGTCGTGATGGTGATGGAAGACGCCGACCTTGAACTCGCGGTTGAAGGCGTTTTGTGGGGCGCGTTTGGCACTTCGGGTCAACGTTGCACCGCAGCCTCGCGCGTCGTAGTGCATAAACGGGTCGCCAAAAAATTCACCCAGATGTTAGTCGAAGGCGCAAAAACTTTGCGACTCGGCAATGGACTCGGCAATAAAACCGATGTCGGTCCGGTCATCAACGAAGAGGCGATGAATAAAATTCTCGGCTACATCGAAATCGGCAAAACCGCAGACCGCGCTAAACTCTTGTGTGGCGGCAATCGCGCCACCAAAGGCGAGTTGAAATACGGTTATTTCATCGAGCCGACCATATTTGGCGGCGTCAAGCCTGCGATGCGCATCGCCCAGGAAGAGATTTTCGGACCCGTGCTTTCGATTATCGAATGCAAAGATTTGCAAGACGCCGTCACCATTGCCAACAGCGTGAAATATGGGCTTTCGGCTTCGATTTACACGCGTGATGTCAATCGCGCTTACCAGGCAATGGAAGATTTGCAGACCGGAATTTTTTATGTCAACGCTTCGACCATCGGCGCAGAAGTTCACTTGCCGTTTGGCGGCGTGAAAGCCACCGGCAACGGTCATCGCGAAGGCGGCTTACAGGTCTTGGATATTTTCTCCGAGTGGAAAGCCGTTTACGTCGATTATTCGGGCAAATTGCAACGCGCCCAGATTGATAACCAGTGA